ACTCCAaacctttattatatttttgcagttcaaaataaattctagACTTTCACTCCAagcctttaatatatttttgcagttcaaaataaattctagCCTTTCACATGTTTTTGcagttcaaaataaattctagCCTTTCACTGCAAGTCTTTAATATACTCTTGcagttcaaaataaattctagCCTTTCACTCCAACCCTTTAATATAGTTTTGcagttcaaaataaattctagCCTTTCACTTCaaacctttaatatatttttgcagttcGAAATAAATTCTAGCCTTTCACTCCAAGACTTAAACATATTTTTGCAGTGCAAAATAAATTCTAGCCTTTCACTCCAaccctttaatatatttttgcagttcaaaataaattctagCCTTTCACTCCAAGCCCTTAGCATATTTTTGCAGTTCAAAATACATTCTAGCCTTTCACTCCAagcctttaatatatttttgcagttcAAAATAATTCTAGCCTTTCACTCCAAGCCTTTAATATACTTTTGTCTTTATCTtgaagataggaaaaaaaaatttaattcgcAATATATTATCTTCCTAATGCATgtttaagatgaaaatatttaacaGACAATTTATTGGTAACTATTAATTTTTCCCTAtatgtaagaaaaagaaagactttaCCGTGATGTTCACAGAACTTTCGTCTTCTATTCTCCCTAATTCCACCGAGACATTTTCCAACCTTATTTTGTGCTTAGACTTTCCTAGAATGACAAGTCAAGAGAGAGAAATCaggaaaaatgttcattaatTAGCCTTATCAagacaaaaattataagaaaactttTAATAGCACAACTACAACGCGTACTCATTTCATATCATGACTGATTACGGGATCATAACGTTTACTGATACCAAACAACTTTTCGGATTATACAAAAGATTTAGTTCATAAAGATAAcagacagaaaatatataaatgtttatcaaaattgcctcatggaaaaaatatattggtaAGTACACACTAACAGAAGCTTTCtttaatattcaatgaataatttgAAGATATTCTAATTACTTAGGTGATTGAAATAATAGGAGTAAGAAAAGAAATGGTAATTTTACGTGTAGGAGGTtgaataattaagagagagagagagagagagagagagagagagagagagagagagagagagagagagagagagagagagagagagagagagagagagagagcaaaacctcACCTTaataatatcttctttttctctttcgttcttCTGAAGAAGCGCCTCGATTTCTTGGATTTCCTCCGGAGCTTCATTTAGAATCCCTTTAGTTTCGTCCATAATGACTCCAGCTGCAGAAAAGCCTTTTGTTTCTTTCAGTTCATCATCAGATTTCTTGATCTTTGCTTTCTTATGTCGTATAACGTTTAGTCGGCCCGTCAGCAATTTGGAATTCTGATTAATTTTGCtcaaagtttttttgtttaaaagctTCAACTTTTGCAGCATGTGGGTAAGTCCCTCAGCTCCTCTTTGGTTTTCAAGGGCATCAGCTTTCATCCCTTTTAATATTTCAAGGGCATCCAATACCAGAGTCTCTGTTTCCTCATAGTCAGCGAGGCACTTCTGAGTAAAATTCACCCTGAAACCGTTAATGAACTCTTCAAAAGAAGACACTGATCCTCTCGAAGAAGGCTTGGCTCCTTTGTGCTTTGCAGCATCGAGGAGGTTCCTGTTGAGTAACAGGTCTTCGGCTGACACTGCTGTGAATGCCCTCTTGCAAACAGGGCAAGCTTTCGTCTGGCTGGAGATGAGCTTATCGATGCAACAGCCGCATAACGTGTGGGAACAAGGGAGGATCCTCGGGCAGTGATCGTCACTGAACTCATTGCTACAGATGTCACACTCAAGGGGATTGTAAGCCTAGAAAAGATAGCAAACAatgaatcttttgtaaataaatgagagaTTGCGTATAGTTTTACAACATACACTCATATGAAATGGTAACTTTGCTACTGAttataacagaagaaaaacaatgtTCAATGAGAAAGGAATTTTCAGTAACCTGAACAGACTAAATTTGTTTGCCAGTGATTAAGTGTTCGTCCttcttatataataattaaaatttagatTTATCTTCGTTATGGTAAAGtaattctgtaaagaaaaactttaaaaagtacCTGATACTAAGTAAGAAATCTCAATCAGCACTATTTCAAAACATCCATTTTGCTCTCATAGTATAATAGATTGAAAATCTACAAATTCAGCCTGTACTTATGGGAAAAATCTGAAGTGTTTCTAAGAATGGTATGAGCTAGGCTATGAGGATATATGACACCAAGGAGAAGGCgaaatgaaatgaatgttaaAGAGTTATGGCGGGAGAATGGAAGGGGTTGACTCATCAAggtatttgagagtaaatatatcagatggtggtaggatgagagaagaggtgagtcaggGTAGGTGAAGCAAGGGAGGTAAGAAGGTGTATGCAAAAAATTGGGAGAGGAACTGAAGTGTCTAGAACATCCCAAgatggaaaactgaaaatgattgttgaaccaactctcctctatggaactgaagtgtggatgctgaatgtgaatgatGAACAAAGGTTGGTGCTGATGAGGCAATGATTTGTACAGCATAGGTGGTGTAGGGATAATTGCTACggtaagaaaatgtgaaaaaaaaacaaagacctcGTGAAATGTGTTAGTTTATGTGAGATGCTTCAGtgttgtggaaagaatggaataaGACACATTGGTGTGCAGGTCAGATGATGGGGAAGAGGCACCAGAAAGGAAGGTCTTTAATATTATGGAAGTACAAGAGTGCTTGCATGATAGAAGTAATTGGGTCTGTTGCAATGCTAATGAGCCTTCCGTGTAAGCATATGAAATGGATAGCAAAATGGGGGTTTTCTGCAAATgaagttcatccacgattcagcaattaaaataCGATTTTGTCAGTGACCATTATCTTCTTTTTAACTGAaaccaccttatatatatatatatatatatatatatatatgtagtagggaaggtattcacttcttgaaaactgtctgtTGTTCTGCGTACTTTCTCTTCCATAagaacaagttgctcgataattaAGTATGTTGGAGCTTCACTTATTGTGCTCAAATGTCGGCtatcttcaaaattttcataagtttttccttttatatatcttgcgttaaatgaaaattgtttcctcttaaatacatttattttgggTTCAAACTGTATATAAATTTGCCACCTTTAAATGGGTAGTAGtgaaattcttggacttagaatttcacttagtCTATGGGCATTTAGAAATTTTATACAAGTTCACAAGACATTTTgagctttcactgtcacttctccacacatatcacacactcactaccctgatgcctttttctaactgctCGGCTTCCAGAGTTTTCGTACATAAGGGTATTCATTCAA
This Macrobrachium rosenbergii isolate ZJJX-2024 chromosome 42, ASM4041242v1, whole genome shotgun sequence DNA region includes the following protein-coding sequences:
- the LOC136827744 gene encoding E3 ubiquitin-protein ligase trim-21-like; this translates as MAYNPLECDICSNEFSDDHCPRILPCSHTLCGCCIDKLISSQTKACPVCKRAFTAVSAEDLLLNRNLLDAAKHKGAKPSSRGSVSSFEEFINGFRVNFTQKCLADYEETETLVLDALEILKGMKADALENQRGAEGLTHMLQKLKLLNKKTLSKINQNSKLLTGRLNVIRHKKAKIKKSDDELKETKGFSAAGVIMDETKGILNEAPEEIQEIEALLQKNEREKEDIIKVNILRSLCGPLRSDAHREVFAVETFEGKQRVARVKIGSKNQVSLDHLEEGDVPPKSYVIQLEYLMKISSRRAFLDLSVDGTHLGRIIIKVMDRGKPRPQLPPFVLGDLEPLTPTHRSWCGRQG